TGGGCACCAGCAGCACGTTGATGCGCTGCTTCATTTCGATCTTGCTGATTTCCGAGCGCTTTTCGTTCAGCAGGAACGACGCCACATCGACCGGCACCTGGCACAGCACCGAGGCCGTGCTGTCTTTCAGCGACTCTTCCTGGATGATGCGCAAAATCTGCAGCGCCGAGCTTTCGGTGTCGCGGATGTGGCCGGAACCGCCGCAGCGCGGGCACGGAATCGAAGCGCCTTCGCTGAGCGCCGGACGCAGGCGCTGGCGGCTCATTTCCATCAGGCCGAACTTGCTGATGGTGCCGAACTGCACGCGGGCGCGGTCTTGGCGCAACGCGTCGCGCAGGCGGTTTTCCACATCACGGCGGTTGCGCGACTCTTCCATGTCGATAAAGTCGATGACAATCAGGCCGCCCAGGTCGCGCAGGCGCATCTGGCGCGCCACTTCGTCGGCCGCTTCCAGGTTGGTGCGGGTGGCGGTTTCCTCGATGTCGCCGCCCTTGATGGCTCGGGCCGAGTTCACGTCCACCGACACCAGCGCTTCGGTGTGGTCGATCACGATGGCGCCGCCCGAAGGCAGCTGCACGGTGCGCGCATAGGCCGACTCGATCTGGTGCTCGATCTGGAAACGCGAGAACAGCGGAGCGTCGTCGCGGTAGCGCTTGACGCGGTGCTCGTGCTCGGGCATCACATGCGCCATGAACTGGCGCGCCTGCTCGTACACGTCGTCGGTGTCGAACAAAATGTCGCCAATGTCGCTGTTGAAATAGTCGCGGATGGCGCGGATCACCAGGCTCGATTCCTGGTAAATCAGGAAGGCGCCCTTGCCGCCCTTGCCGGCGCCGTCAATCGCGGTCCAGAGCTTCAGCAGGTAATTCAAGTCCCACTGCAATTCAGGGGCGCTGCGGCCGATGCCGGCGGTGCGCGCGATGATGCTCATGCCGCCGGGGTATTCCAGCTTGTCCATCGCCTCTTTCAACTCGGCGCGGTCTTCGCCTTCGATGCGGCGCGACACGCCGCCGCCGCGCGGGTTGTTGGGCATCAAGACGACATAGCGGCCGGCCAGCGAGACAAAGGTGGTCAGCGCCGCGCCCTTGTTGCCGCGCTCTTCCTTTTCGACCTGGACCAGCAGTTCCTGGCCTTCGCGGATCACATCGCTGATGCGCGCCTGGCTGACCGACACGCCTTGCGTGAAGTATTGCTTGGAGATTTCCTTGAACGGCAAAAAGCCGTGGCGGTCTTCGCCGTAATCGACAAAGCAGGCTTCCAGCGACGGCTCGACGCGGGTGACGACGGCCTTGTAGATGTTGCCCTTGCGCTGCTCGCGCCCTTCAATTTCAATTTCGTAGTCGAGGAGTTTTTGTCCGTCAACAATCGCCAGGCGGCGTTCTTCGGCCTGTGTGGCGTTTACCAGCATGCGTTTCATGAATGTTCCTAAATCTTCTTCGTTCTAAAGCCCAAAAATGGCTGAACGACACCAGGGAAGCAACGCAATGCGAACGTGGGGAATTGCCGGAGAGCTTTTGACAGCAAACTGGCCGGCCGAAAATCGGTCGGCCAGTGTCAGTCTGGGCGTGGGCGCGTGGATGGAGTGAGCAGGTATATGACGGGGTTTGCTACAAAATTAGTAGCTGGTTGCGCACGCTGTGCAAGGGCTATAGGCTGATTTATGCCATAAAGCAGGGCTAGGGGGCGCTGCAGGCAACTAACAATCAGACTGACCCGTGTTGTCATCAGAGGGCTACCCGTTAAAAGACTTGATCTCAGCTGGATCCGCATGCAGCCCAAGGTTCTTGACCCGAGGCTGCACGCATTGGTATTCCGTGTTTGTATTCGCAAAGCATCGACTCGTCTGCAGGGCAATTCCCGTGTCGCGAGGTGCCTGGCACGCGTCGCTTGTGGGCAATTGCCATCAGTGGCATCGACCTTCCAGCGAGGCTGTTCGCAGACCTTTTCAGGGGCTTTGGATTGGTGTGGACTAAACTCCAGACAAATCAACTACTTACAGCGTATCGCTAGTGAAACACATTATAGGGGCAGCTTCTGGCAAGGCAAAACGCCCGGCAAAAGCGCCTTTCCGTCCTGCTGCTGCTCCGGCCCAGCCCACCATTCATGCGCCTGCAGCGCCTAAAACGGCTGAACCGATCACCGCTTTGCCGCAGGCGACGCTGGTCACGGTCGATGAAGACTACGCCGGCCAGCGACTCGACAATTTCCTGATCCGCCAGCTCAAGGGCGTGCCCAAAACCCATGTTTACCGCATCATCCGCAGCGGCGAAGTGCGGGTCAACAAGGGCAGGGCGCATGCCGACACCCGTGTCGAGGCCGGCGACATCGTGCGCCTGCCGCCGGTCCGCACCTCGGAGCGAGCCGAACAAAAGGCCCAGGCGATGCAGAGCGTGATGACCGAAGTCGCCCGCCACGGCGCCAGTTCGACCGTCGGCGGCTACGCGCCAGCGGCTGAATTCCCGATCCTGTTCGAGGACGACTTCCTGCTTGCCATCGACAAGCCGGCCGGCGTGGCGGTGCATGGCGGCAGCGGCGTGAGCTTTGGCATCATCGAGCAGCTGCGCATGGCGCGGCCCGAGGCCGATTTCCTGGAACTGGTGCACCGGCTGGACCGCGAAACCAGCGGCATCCTCTTGATTGCCAAGCGCCGCATGGCCCTGAAACTGCTGCAGGAGCAGTTCCGGGAACGCGAAACCGACAAGGTTTACCTGGCGCTGGTCAGCGGCAACTGGCCAGCGAACCAGCGCGTGATTGACAAGGCGCTGCACAAATACCTGCTGCCCAACGGCGAGCGGCGCGTCAAGATCGTGCCCAACGACCATCCCGACGCCATGCGCTCGGTCACCCTGGTGAAGGTAAAAACGCCGATTGCCGCCAATCCCCTGGCGCCAGCGACGCCTTTCACGCTGCTGGAAGTCACCATCAAGACCGGCCGCACCCACCAGATCCGGGTGCATCTGGCCGGAGAAGGGCATCCGATTGCTGGCGACGACAAATACGGTGATTTCGAACTGAACAAGGCGCTGCAAAGAAGCAGTGCAGGCTCTGCATCGTTGAAGCGCATGTTTCTGCATGCCTGGAGCCTGAAGTTCAACCATCCCAAAACCCGAAAAGCGGTTCAGTTGCAGGCGTCCTTGCCCGAGGAGCTTCAGCAATTTCTGCCGTCGCGTCATTCCTCGTCTCCCGAAGAAACCGGGAACTCCTGAGGAATTGCGTGGACGGGTCACGCCGCGTCATTTCTCCCAACGACAATCCTTGCCATGCACACTCGAAACTTTGACCTGATCGCCTTTGACTGGGACGGCACACTCTTTGACTCCACCCAGATCATCGTGCGCTGCATCCAGGCGGCGGTATGCGATGTGGGCGGCAAGGAGCCGACTGAAAAGGCTGCCGCTTACGTCATCGGGCTGGGCCTGATGCAGGCGCTGGCCCATGCCGCGCCCGATGTGCCGCCCGAAAAATACCCGGAACTGGGCGCGCGCTACCGGCACCACTACGCCAGGCACTTCAACGACCTGAGCCTGTTTGCCGGCGTGCTGCCGCTGCTCGAAGCTCTCAAGGCGCGCGGCCACCTGCTGGCGGTGGCGACCGGCAAATCGCGGCGCGGACTGGACGAGGCGCTGCAAAGCGTCGAACTGAAAGGCGTTTTTGACGGCTCCCGAACGTCCGACGAAACGGCCGGCAAACCCGATCCGCTGATGCTGCACGAGCTGATGGCGCAGTTCTCGCTTCCCGCCAGCAGGATATTGATGATCGGCGACACCACTCACGACCTGCAGATGGCGCTGAACGCCGGTTGCGCGAGCGTTGGCGTGAGCTACGGCGCGCATGAGCCCGATGCGTTTACCGTCCTGAATCCGCTGCATGTGGCGCATTCGGTACAGGATTTGCATGACTGGCTGCTGGCCAACGGCTGATCCGGGCTTGAACTGATGGACGAGTCGGTAGCACTTTGCAACAGCCGCGACCTGGTCAATGGCGGGCTGGCCGTCGCGTTCGATGTGGTGTATGCCGGCCAGACCTGCCGCGCCTTTGCCATTCGTTTCAAGGGACTGCCGCAGGCCTACCTGAACCGCTGCACGCATGTGGCGATGGAACTGGACTGGCAGCCCAACCGGGTGTTTGACGACAGCGGCCAGTGGCTGCTGTGCGCCAGCCACGGCGCGGCCTACCGGCCCGATACCGGACAGTGCGCCGGTGGCCCGTGCCGGGGCGGGCTGGTCAAGATCATGCTGTCTGAACGTGATGATGTCGTTTACTGGCATTGCGCCTACAACCTCAAGCCCGTGCTCTTTTGAATACTTCTCTAAACTAGGCCCATGAACGATTCCAACCGACCCGGTAACACCGACCCTTCCTTCGACCCGCCCAGGGAACCGGGATATCAGCCTGAAGCGATTTCATCATCTGCTCATGATGCTCCTGAATTAATAGCGAAAAAATCTTCCGAAGCCAATCCTTCCAGCGCTCCGGGCTGGGAGAGGGCAACGCTGGAGAAGCTGGCGTTTGCCTCGCTCAATGAGCAAACAGCCACACGCCGCTGGAAAACCTTTGTTCGTCTGGCCTGGCTGACGTTTTTTGTGGCCCTGCTGTGGCTGGTTCTGCATCGCGGCACGCCGGTCACCGATGCCAGCGTTCCACACACTGCCGTGGTTGAAATCAAGGGTGAAATTGCCGCGGGAGCGGACGCCAGCGCCGAGTTTGTCAATGCTGCCTTGCGCACCGCATTTGAGGACGAAGGCTCAAAGGCCATCGTGCTGCTGATCAACTCGCCAGGCGGCAGCCCGGTGCAGGCCGGCATGATGAACGACGAAATCCTGCGCCTGAAGGCCAAGCACAAAAAGCCGGTCTATGCCGTGGTTGAAGAAAGCTGCGCTTCGGCCGCTTATTACATCGCCGTGTCGGCTGACCAGATTTTCGTGGACAAGGCCAGCATCGTCGGCAGCATCGGCGTGCTGATGGACAGTTTTGGCTTTACCGGCCTGATGGACAAGCTCGGCGTTGAGCGCCGTTTGCTGACCGCTGGGGAAAACAAGGGTTTTCTTGACCCGTTCAGTCCGCAAAGCGACAAGCAGCGCGCTTTTGCGCAGGCCATGCTGGACCAGATCCATCAGCAGTTCATCGCGGTGGTCAAGTCCGGGCGCGGCAAGCGGCTGAAGGAAACGCCCGAGATGTTCACCGGCCTGTTCTGGAACGGCCAGCAGGCGGTGGAACTCGGCTTGGCCGATCATCTGGGGAACCTCGACTACGTGGCACGCGAAGTGGTCAAGGTTGAGGAAATCATCGATTACACCCGCCGCGACAATGTGGCCGAACGTCTGGCCAAGAAGTTTGGCGCGGCCATGGGCGAGAGCGCCATGAAAGCTTTTCAGGCTATACCGGCCTTGCGCTAACTGGTTTGAATTGACCTGAAAAAGCCCGCAGAACGCGGGCTTTTTTGCGAAAAATACCTGAGATTCCGATCAGCGGCCAATGCAAAACACGGTCGGCAGATCCAGCGGGAGTTGCGGCTTGTCGCGCTTCCAGTGGCTCACCAGCGCACTGCGCGACACGCTGTTGCCCAGGGTGATGCCGCAACTCAGTGCCAGCCGGGTGTTGCCCTGCAGCGTTTGCAGCAGGCCCTGCAGCAAAGCGGCATTGCGGTAGGGCGTTTCAATGAATATCTGGGTCTGGCCGGTTTTCAGGGCCAGCGATTCGAGTTCGCGGATGCGCTGGGCGCGTCCAGAAGCGTCTTGCGGCAGGTAGCCGACAAACGCGAAATTCTGCCCGTTCAGGCCGCTTGCCGCCAGCGCCAGCATCAGCGACATCGGCCCTGTCAGCGGCACCACCTGCAGGCCCAGGTCATGCGCCGCGCGCACCACCGAGGAGCCCGGGTCGGCAATCGCCGGCATGCCGGCTTCGCTGACCAGTCCCATGTCGCGGCCTTCCAGGGCGGCCGCCAGCAGCGGCCGGGCGTCAAAGTGGCCGCTGTGGTCGCCTTTTTTGTGAACCTCGCGCGGCAGTTCCTGAATCTGCAGCGCCTGCACCGGCGCCGACAGGGGATGCAGCTCGTTGATGCGCTTGAGGTAGGCACGCGTGCTTTTGGCGTTCTCGCAAATCCAGCAGCACAGCCGGGCCGCAACCTGCAGCGTGCCCAGGGGCATCACGTCCTGCAGCGGGGTTTGGCTGTCACAGCCGAAATCAAGCGGGGCGGGCACCAGGTAAAGTTTTCCTTTGGCGATGCTCATGGGGCGGCCTTGTGATTTGCCAGCAGCGCCACACCGGCGGCCTGGATCATTTTGCAGGTGCGGATCAGCGGCAGGCCGACCAGCGCGGTCGGGTCATCGCTGTCGATGGATTCAAGCAGCGCAATCCCCAGGCCTTCGCTTTTGGCGCTTCCGGCGCAGTCATAGGGCTGCTCGGCGCGCAGGTAATTTTCAATTTCGCCATCGTTCAGGTCGCGGAATTTGACCCTGACAGGGGCCAGGCCTGTTTGCTCAAAACCGCTTTCCAGGCAAACCACGGCAACCGCCGTCTGGAAAATCACGGTCTGACCGCGCATCTGGCGCAACTGGATGACCGCCCGCTCATGATTGCCCGGCTTGCCCAGCGGCAGGCCGTTCAGGTCGGCCACCTGGTCGGAGCCGATGACGACAGCATGGGGAAATGCGCTGGCCACGGCGCGGGCCTTGGCCAGCGCCAGACGCTCGGCCAGCGCGCGCGGCGTTTCATGCGGCAGTGGCGTTTCATCGACATCGGGCGCGGCCACATCAAACGGGATTTGCAGACGCTGCAGCAACTCGCGTCGGTAGCGTGAAGTGGAGCCCAGGATGAGCGGCCGCTTTGCCGTCTGGCTGATCGTGGGCAGGTTCGGGTTTTCGGGTGATTGGGGCGCAAGAGTGGTGGCAGGATTCATGCCTTGATTCTCTTACACTGCATGCATGTCCAAATCACTTCAAGCCAGTCGGCTCAACATGCAGGCCTTTGCCCGTGAGGGCGTGCCGCTCATCGAAACCACGTTGCTACAAAATATGGAGCGCCTGGCGCAGGAGGCGAAAGCGCTAGAGCCCGATTCGACCATTAACTGGCAAGCCAGCGCCGAGTTGCGGCCGGGCTCGGGTGCCGAAGAAGATGTCTGGCTGCATCTGACTGCCAAAACGTCGGTCCCGCTGACCTGCCAGCGTTGCATGGGCACGGTTTCCACGCCGCTTGAAGTGGATCAGTGGTATCGGTTTGTAGCCACTGAAGACATCGCCATGGCCGAGGACGACGAGTCTGAGGAAGACCTGCTGGTGATGGAGCCGCAGTTTGACCTGCTCGCCGTGCTCGAAGACGAGTTGCTGATGGCCCTGCCGCTGGTGCCCATGCACGACGAATGCCCTGTCGCCCCGGTCATGCAGGCCGGCGAGGAGGCACTGGCCAAAGAAGCCGGCGAACAGGACGAAAAGCCCAATCCCTTTGCCCTTCTGGCGCAGTTGAAAAAGAAAAATGGGTAACGCAGCCTGATTCCGGCGGTCAGTGTGGCGCTTGCGTGCGATCCGGATGGGCCGCCAGATCAGCCATGAATTAGAAACGGTTTTGTATCGGGCTATAATCTAGGGCTTCGCGTACCAAGGTAGTGATGCTGACCTCTATGGATTGATAGAGGTAACCAGTTCACCAGACTTCGAAATTTGGTGCGAAATTTACCAACACTATCATCCTGTCAGGAGCGAATCATGGCTGTCCAGCAAAACAAAAAATCCCCTTCCAAGCGCGGTATGCACCGCTCGCACAACGCACTGAACGTGCCGGGTATTGCCGTGGAATCGACCACCGGCGAAATCCATTTGCGCCATCACATCAGCCCCACCGGTTTTTACCGTGGCCGCAAGGTGCTGAAGACAAAAGCTGAAGCGTAATTCACGTCCCAAGCACTGGCCCGCACTCATCCTGCGGGCTTTTCTTTTGCCTAAATTTTCATTTTTGACTGAACTGGTCCGCGCATGATCAGGATTGCTGTCGATGCCATGGGGGGCGATATCGGTCCCGATGTCACCCTTGCGGCCAGTCTGGCCTTCCTGCAGGCGCATCCGGATGCCGAACTGCTTCTGGTGGGGCAACCCGAGGTGCTTGCGGCTCACTCCCTGCATGCCCAGCTTCTGGCCCATGCGCGGTGCGAAATCGTGGCCGCCAGCGAGGTGGTCACCATGGACGACTCGATTGAAATTGCGCTGCGGCGCAAGAAGAATTCATCCATGCGGGTGGCGATCAACCAGGTCAAGGAGGGCCGCGCCCAGGTGGCCGTCTCGGGCGGCAACACCGGCGCGCTGATGGCCATTGCCCGTTATGTGCTCAAAACCCTGGAAGGCATTGACCGGCCCGCCATTGCCTCGCAGTTGCCCAATGCGATGGGCAAGGCGACCACCATGCTGGACCTGGGTGCCAATGTGGATTGCACCGAAGAGCATTTGCTGCAGTTCGCGGTGATGGGTTCTGCGCTGGTCGCCGCCATTGCTGAAATTCCATCGCCTACCGTGGGCCTGCTCAATATCGGCGAGGAAGCCATCAAGGGCGGCGACATGATCAAGAAGGCCGGCCGGCTGCTGAGAGCCGCTTCCGATTCCGGCGACATCAATTTCTATGGAAATGTCGAAGGCAACGATATTTTCAAGGGCACGACCGATCTGGTGGTGTGCGACGGCTTTGTCGGCAATGTGGCGCTCAAGAGCAGCGAAGGCCTGGCGCACATGATTGGCGACTACATCAAGGCCGAGTTCTCGCGCAACCTGCTGACAAAAATGGCGGCCCTGGTGGCCTATCCCGTGCTTTCTGCATTTAAAAAGCGGTTTGACCACCGGCGCTACAACGGCGCAGCGTTGCTCGGCCTGCGCGGCCTGGTGTTCAAGAGCCATGGTTCGGCCGATGTATTTGCTTTCGAGCAGGCCCTGAGTCGGGCTTATGATGCGGCCCGGAACAATCTGCTGGAAAGAGTCCGCGAACGCATTGCCCATGCCGCACCTTTGCTGGTAGCGGCAAGCGCCGCACTTCCCGCCGAGGAGACTCTGGCGGTGTCCTTCATGCCTGTCGAATCAACCGCTTCAACCCCGGCACACTAATTCAATGACCCGTTATTCACGCATCACCGGCACCGGCAGCTACCTGCCACCGAACCGTTTGACCAATGCCCAACTGGCCGCCGAACTGGCCGTCAAGGGCGTTGAAACTTCCGACGAATGGATTGTGGAGCGCACCGGCATCAAGGCGCGCCACTTTGCCGCGCCTGACGTGACCAGCAGCGACCTGGGGCTTGAAGCGGCCAAACGGGCCATTGAAGCCGCCGGCTTGCAGGCTGCCGACATTGACCTGATCATTGTTGCCACCTCGACGCCTGACATGGTGTTTCCATCGGTTGCCTGCATCCTGCAGCACAAGCTGGGCATCGCCGGTTGCCCGGCCTTTGATCTTCAGGCGGTGTGCAGCGGATTCGTCTATGCCTTGACCGTGGCTGACGCCATGATCAAAAGCGGCGCGGCAAGCAAAGCCCTGGTGATTGGCGCCGAAGTGTTTTCGCGCATTCTTGATTTTTCCGACCGCACCACCTGCGTGCTGTTCGGCGATGGCGCGGGCGCCGTGGTGCTCGAAGCTTCGGAGACACCCGGGATTCTGGCCAGCGACCTGCATGCCGACGGCAAGCATGTCGGTATCTTGTGCGTTCCCGGCCATGTGTCGGGTGGACAGGTACTGGGTAGTCCGCTCCTCACCATGGATGGCAAGGCCGTGTTCAAGCTGGCGGTGGGCGTGCTGGAGAGCGCTGCCCGCGCAACGCTCGCGAAAGCGAACCTGACGGAGGCAGATATCGACTGGCTGATTCCGCACCAGGCCAATTTGCGCATCATGCACAGCACGGCCAAAAAGCTGAAGTTGCCGCTGGAAAAGCTGATTGTCACGGTCGATGAGCATGGCAACACCTCGGCCGCGTCGATTCCGCTGGCGCTGGACGAAGCGGTGCGCAGCGGCAAGGTCAAAAAGGGCGACATTCTGATGCTTGAAGGCGTGGGCGGCGGCTTCACCTGGGGCGCGGTTCTTCTCAAGTACTGAGATGGCGGCCCGCACCCATCGGTCCGGTCCTGGCAGTCGGAACGCCGCTTGAATGTCAAGCATGCCAGGCTTTAAGCACCGCATGAACCTGATGGCAGCGCTGGTGTTGCTGGGAATTTTTCTGATGGCCGGCTGGAAAACTGCCAATCGCCTGCCGGCCTCGGATTTTCTGCCCCTTCCCCAGCAGACGGATGCTTCAGCAAAGGCCTTGCGCGTCACACAAGCCGTTGGCCCCACGGCCAGCCTGCCGCCGCCACAGCAATCGCCGGATGGCCGCTTTCACTTCGATGCCCGGTTTGCATCTTCTGCACCCGGTCAGGCTGTACATGCGGCTTCCATCGTCGAACTGCGCGATGGTCGTTTGCGCGCTGTATGGTTCTCGGGTTCGCGTGAAGGGGCAGGGGACGTGGTCATCAAGACCTCCGTGATGGAACCGGCA
This DNA window, taken from Polaromonas hydrogenivorans, encodes the following:
- a CDS encoding RluA family pseudouridine synthase translates to MKHIIGAASGKAKRPAKAPFRPAAAPAQPTIHAPAAPKTAEPITALPQATLVTVDEDYAGQRLDNFLIRQLKGVPKTHVYRIIRSGEVRVNKGRAHADTRVEAGDIVRLPPVRTSERAEQKAQAMQSVMTEVARHGASSTVGGYAPAAEFPILFEDDFLLAIDKPAGVAVHGGSGVSFGIIEQLRMARPEADFLELVHRLDRETSGILLIAKRRMALKLLQEQFRERETDKVYLALVSGNWPANQRVIDKALHKYLLPNGERRVKIVPNDHPDAMRSVTLVKVKTPIAANPLAPATPFTLLEVTIKTGRTHQIRVHLAGEGHPIAGDDKYGDFELNKALQRSSAGSASLKRMFLHAWSLKFNHPKTRKAVQLQASLPEELQQFLPSRHSSSPEETGNS
- a CDS encoding HAD family hydrolase, whose protein sequence is MHTRNFDLIAFDWDGTLFDSTQIIVRCIQAAVCDVGGKEPTEKAAAYVIGLGLMQALAHAAPDVPPEKYPELGARYRHHYARHFNDLSLFAGVLPLLEALKARGHLLAVATGKSRRGLDEALQSVELKGVFDGSRTSDETAGKPDPLMLHELMAQFSLPASRILMIGDTTHDLQMALNAGCASVGVSYGAHEPDAFTVLNPLHVAHSVQDLHDWLLANG
- a CDS encoding Rieske (2Fe-2S) protein: MDESVALCNSRDLVNGGLAVAFDVVYAGQTCRAFAIRFKGLPQAYLNRCTHVAMELDWQPNRVFDDSGQWLLCASHGAAYRPDTGQCAGGPCRGGLVKIMLSERDDVVYWHCAYNLKPVLF
- a CDS encoding S49 family peptidase, which codes for MNDSNRPGNTDPSFDPPREPGYQPEAISSSAHDAPELIAKKSSEANPSSAPGWERATLEKLAFASLNEQTATRRWKTFVRLAWLTFFVALLWLVLHRGTPVTDASVPHTAVVEIKGEIAAGADASAEFVNAALRTAFEDEGSKAIVLLINSPGGSPVQAGMMNDEILRLKAKHKKPVYAVVEESCASAAYYIAVSADQIFVDKASIVGSIGVLMDSFGFTGLMDKLGVERRLLTAGENKGFLDPFSPQSDKQRAFAQAMLDQIHQQFIAVVKSGRGKRLKETPEMFTGLFWNGQQAVELGLADHLGNLDYVAREVVKVEEIIDYTRRDNVAERLAKKFGAAMGESAMKAFQAIPALR
- a CDS encoding SAM-dependent methyltransferase produces the protein MSIAKGKLYLVPAPLDFGCDSQTPLQDVMPLGTLQVAARLCCWICENAKSTRAYLKRINELHPLSAPVQALQIQELPREVHKKGDHSGHFDARPLLAAALEGRDMGLVSEAGMPAIADPGSSVVRAAHDLGLQVVPLTGPMSLMLALAASGLNGQNFAFVGYLPQDASGRAQRIRELESLALKTGQTQIFIETPYRNAALLQGLLQTLQGNTRLALSCGITLGNSVSRSALVSHWKRDKPQLPLDLPTVFCIGR
- a CDS encoding Maf family protein is translated as MNPATTLAPQSPENPNLPTISQTAKRPLILGSTSRYRRELLQRLQIPFDVAAPDVDETPLPHETPRALAERLALAKARAVASAFPHAVVIGSDQVADLNGLPLGKPGNHERAVIQLRQMRGQTVIFQTAVAVVCLESGFEQTGLAPVRVKFRDLNDGEIENYLRAEQPYDCAGSAKSEGLGIALLESIDSDDPTALVGLPLIRTCKMIQAAGVALLANHKAAP
- a CDS encoding YceD family protein: MSKSLQASRLNMQAFAREGVPLIETTLLQNMERLAQEAKALEPDSTINWQASAELRPGSGAEEDVWLHLTAKTSVPLTCQRCMGTVSTPLEVDQWYRFVATEDIAMAEDDESEEDLLVMEPQFDLLAVLEDELLMALPLVPMHDECPVAPVMQAGEEALAKEAGEQDEKPNPFALLAQLKKKNG
- the rpmF gene encoding 50S ribosomal protein L32 yields the protein MAVQQNKKSPSKRGMHRSHNALNVPGIAVESTTGEIHLRHHISPTGFYRGRKVLKTKAEA
- the plsX gene encoding phosphate acyltransferase PlsX, encoding MIRIAVDAMGGDIGPDVTLAASLAFLQAHPDAELLLVGQPEVLAAHSLHAQLLAHARCEIVAASEVVTMDDSIEIALRRKKNSSMRVAINQVKEGRAQVAVSGGNTGALMAIARYVLKTLEGIDRPAIASQLPNAMGKATTMLDLGANVDCTEEHLLQFAVMGSALVAAIAEIPSPTVGLLNIGEEAIKGGDMIKKAGRLLRAASDSGDINFYGNVEGNDIFKGTTDLVVCDGFVGNVALKSSEGLAHMIGDYIKAEFSRNLLTKMAALVAYPVLSAFKKRFDHRRYNGAALLGLRGLVFKSHGSADVFAFEQALSRAYDAARNNLLERVRERIAHAAPLLVAASAALPAEETLAVSFMPVESTASTPAH
- a CDS encoding beta-ketoacyl-ACP synthase III, whose translation is MTRYSRITGTGSYLPPNRLTNAQLAAELAVKGVETSDEWIVERTGIKARHFAAPDVTSSDLGLEAAKRAIEAAGLQAADIDLIIVATSTPDMVFPSVACILQHKLGIAGCPAFDLQAVCSGFVYALTVADAMIKSGAASKALVIGAEVFSRILDFSDRTTCVLFGDGAGAVVLEASETPGILASDLHADGKHVGILCVPGHVSGGQVLGSPLLTMDGKAVFKLAVGVLESAARATLAKANLTEADIDWLIPHQANLRIMHSTAKKLKLPLEKLIVTVDEHGNTSAASIPLALDEAVRSGKVKKGDILMLEGVGGGFTWGAVLLKY